Proteins found in one Pirellulales bacterium genomic segment:
- the topA gene encoding type I DNA topoisomerase: MARKSASNGQALVIVESPAKARTISKFLGPGYVIEASIGHVRDLPQGAKQIPAEYKNEDWAYLGVNVNKDFDPVYIIPPGKTQQVRKLKGLLKDADQLYLATDEDREGEAISWHLRELLKPKVPVRRLVFHEITSEAIHEALEHPREIDDDLVKAQETRRIVDRLYGYEVSPLLWRKVRPRLSAGRVQSVAVRLIVERERERMRFVSARYWDLLGLFAKTTGQTLQAGLQSYQKRRVPAAKDFDPATGKPKDDNLLILNEQQAIDLATKLKPAEFRVTSVDDKPYTSKPYPPFTTSTLQQEANRKLGYTARRTMQVAQSLYENGHITYMRTDSTNLATVAIEAARELVSSQYGKEFLPAAAREYRTKVKNAQEAHEAIRPAGHPFAFPESLRNTLSADEFKIYDLIWKRTVASQMADARGRRISITIEGADATFQVGGKTIDFPGYLRAYVEGADDPAAELADKETILPDVAVGEVLSCRELETKEHNTQPPARYNEATLTKALEELGIGRPSTYAVIIETILAREYVVKRGNALVPTWVAFSVSQLLSEHLPALVDYRFTAQMEDDLDAISRGERKYTDYLKDFYFGNGQSGLKKQLENKVDEIDARDISRIYLGQPDGGEQIFVRVGRYGPFLEQGERRASIPETVSPDEMTIEAALQLLDQAAEGEKPLGYDPETNKPIFIKTGRFGPYVQMGVPDDEEKPKNASLLKGMKPEDVTIDVALKLLSIPRDLGNHPTTGQKITAYNGRFGPYVKSGEETRSLPPDISPLDVTFEQAVELLNQPKKQRRGFGAAKEPLKVLGTSPVTKQEVKLLEGRYGPYVADGVTNASVPKQQPIEEVTLEQALALLAARAEAGPSDRQKLRAAKKKPAGSASAKPAKKSAKKKTSKAKKAADDE; this comes from the coding sequence ATGGCGCGTAAATCGGCTTCTAACGGACAAGCACTGGTGATCGTCGAATCGCCCGCCAAGGCGCGAACGATCAGCAAGTTTCTCGGGCCCGGCTATGTGATCGAGGCCAGCATCGGGCACGTGCGCGATTTGCCGCAGGGCGCCAAGCAGATTCCCGCCGAGTACAAGAACGAAGACTGGGCCTACCTGGGCGTCAACGTCAACAAGGATTTCGACCCGGTCTATATCATCCCGCCGGGCAAGACGCAGCAAGTTCGCAAGCTGAAGGGACTGCTGAAGGATGCCGACCAGTTGTATCTGGCGACGGACGAAGACCGCGAAGGCGAAGCGATCAGTTGGCATCTGCGCGAGCTGTTGAAGCCCAAGGTGCCCGTTCGCCGGTTGGTGTTTCATGAAATCACGTCCGAGGCGATCCACGAGGCGCTCGAGCACCCGCGCGAGATCGACGACGATCTGGTCAAGGCGCAGGAAACGCGCCGCATTGTCGATCGGCTCTACGGGTACGAGGTTTCGCCGCTATTGTGGCGCAAGGTGCGACCAAGGCTGTCGGCCGGCCGGGTGCAAAGCGTGGCGGTGCGCCTGATCGTCGAGCGTGAACGCGAGCGCATGCGTTTCGTCTCGGCCCGATATTGGGACCTGCTGGGCTTGTTCGCCAAGACGACGGGCCAGACGCTGCAAGCCGGATTGCAGAGCTACCAGAAACGGCGCGTGCCGGCCGCCAAGGATTTCGACCCGGCGACGGGTAAGCCCAAGGACGACAACCTGCTGATCCTCAACGAGCAGCAGGCCATCGACCTGGCTACGAAGTTGAAGCCGGCCGAATTCCGCGTTACGTCGGTCGACGACAAGCCGTACACGAGCAAGCCGTATCCACCGTTTACGACCAGCACCTTGCAGCAAGAAGCGAACCGCAAACTAGGGTACACGGCCCGACGCACAATGCAGGTGGCGCAGAGCCTGTACGAGAATGGCCACATTACTTACATGCGTACCGACTCGACCAACCTCGCCACGGTCGCCATCGAGGCGGCGCGCGAGCTTGTCTCGTCGCAGTACGGCAAAGAATTTCTGCCCGCCGCCGCCCGCGAATATCGCACAAAGGTGAAGAACGCGCAAGAAGCGCACGAAGCGATTCGCCCGGCCGGGCATCCGTTTGCGTTTCCCGAGTCGCTGCGCAACACGCTGTCGGCCGACGAATTCAAGATCTACGACCTGATCTGGAAGCGCACCGTGGCCAGTCAAATGGCCGATGCCCGCGGCCGCCGGATTTCGATCACGATCGAAGGTGCCGACGCAACGTTTCAGGTCGGCGGTAAGACGATCGACTTCCCCGGCTACCTGCGAGCCTATGTCGAGGGGGCTGACGATCCGGCCGCCGAGCTGGCCGACAAGGAGACCATCCTGCCGGATGTGGCCGTCGGCGAAGTCTTGTCGTGCCGCGAGCTCGAGACAAAGGAGCACAACACGCAACCGCCGGCGCGCTACAATGAAGCCACATTGACCAAAGCGCTCGAGGAGTTGGGAATCGGCCGGCCGAGCACGTACGCCGTGATCATCGAAACGATTCTCGCCCGCGAGTATGTCGTGAAGCGCGGCAACGCCCTGGTGCCGACGTGGGTGGCGTTTTCGGTTTCGCAATTGCTCTCCGAGCATCTGCCGGCGCTGGTCGACTATCGCTTCACCGCGCAGATGGAAGACGACCTGGACGCCATCAGCCGGGGTGAGCGCAAATACACCGATTACTTGAAGGATTTCTACTTCGGCAACGGGCAGTCCGGGCTCAAGAAGCAGCTCGAGAATAAGGTCGACGAGATCGACGCTCGCGACATCAGCCGCATCTACCTGGGGCAGCCCGACGGCGGGGAACAGATTTTCGTGCGCGTCGGGCGGTATGGTCCGTTCCTGGAGCAAGGGGAGCGGCGGGCCAGCATTCCCGAGACAGTGTCCCCCGATGAAATGACCATCGAGGCCGCGTTGCAACTGCTCGACCAGGCCGCCGAAGGGGAAAAGCCGCTCGGCTACGACCCGGAAACGAACAAGCCGATCTTCATCAAGACCGGCCGTTTCGGTCCTTACGTGCAGATGGGCGTTCCCGACGACGAGGAGAAGCCGAAGAACGCGTCGCTGCTCAAGGGGATGAAGCCCGAGGACGTCACGATCGACGTCGCTCTCAAGCTACTGTCGATCCCGCGCGATCTGGGCAACCATCCTACGACGGGGCAGAAGATCACGGCCTATAACGGGCGCTTTGGACCGTATGTCAAATCAGGCGAAGAGACGCGCAGCCTGCCGCCGGATATCTCGCCGTTGGACGTGACCTTCGAGCAAGCTGTGGAGCTGTTGAACCAGCCGAAAAAGCAGCGTCGGGGCTTTGGCGCCGCCAAGGAACCTCTGAAGGTGCTGGGCACTTCGCCGGTCACGAAACAAGAGGTGAAGCTGCTCGAAGGGCGTTACGGCCCCTACGTGGCCGACGGCGTCACGAACGCCTCGGTGCCGAAGCAGCAACCGATCGAAGAAGTAACGCTCGAACAGGCGCTCGCCCTCTTGGCGGCGCGGGCCGAAGCGGGGCCGTCGGATCGGCAGAAACTCCGCGCGGCAAAGAAGAAGCCGGCCGGCAGCGCGAGTGCGAAGCCGGCGAAAAAGTCCGCCAAGAAGAAAACGAGCAAGGCGAAGAAGGCAGCGGACGACGAGTAG